One Yoonia sp. BS5-3 genomic window carries:
- a CDS encoding cadherin-like domain-containing protein, producing the protein MVMKTPGVYIVEKSAFPNSVVQVATAVPAFIGYTQKALNGNVSLHMAPKRITSMGEFITYFGGPPEPMFDIVGYKDHEGTSPLSADGVGMKDSLPRAVFTTQGPLGPVKHELVQKTPAFNLYGSMKLFFENGGGPCYIVSIGEYMVDVEGSDTGEKEHNAIDANAMKAAIDALKKESEPTMVVIPEATRLARQDCVSVQQKMLSHCGLEMRNRFAILDVFGGHLPQGGPMGNPVAAFRSDIGINQLDFGAAYYPWVNTSVFGVRDVTYENIVPEARQKLIKLLKMSVPGDKELAAEIEKTSAPALTGDFTLSLTPGLTAPITKADINAEDDDTSDDALTYSVIGDAAKMGGKVVKTDAPDAAIDSFTQEELETGAVSFVHDGTTKAGKFAVVVTDANGIATDASEIAVEVVGGLLNLSGVQQQTPVEIDVAADNEGADPDSIVLRDATSDDGKTKDIDGVGTWQAESGKVTFTPNAEFVGAEAKVAYTMTKDDAPLPFADLRILVPDSPLAVVKTDTPSPATIDKTMRAVVPLYNDVMEAMTKRLNAMPPSSAMAGLYTMVDGTRGVWKAPANVSVGSVTSPMVNINHEEQENLNVSTTGKSINAIRPFVGEGTLVWGARTLDGNSLDWRYINVRRTMIMIEESIRLASKAYVFEPNTAQTWVTMRSMIENFLTSIWKQGGLAGAVPSDAFSVHVGLGETMTPVDILEGILRITVLLAVVRPAEFIEITFQQQMQKS; encoded by the coding sequence ATGGTCATGAAGACCCCCGGCGTCTACATCGTCGAAAAAAGCGCATTCCCAAATTCGGTGGTGCAAGTCGCGACGGCCGTGCCGGCCTTTATCGGCTATACGCAGAAAGCGCTGAATGGGAATGTGTCCCTGCATATGGCGCCCAAGCGCATCACATCGATGGGCGAGTTCATCACCTATTTCGGCGGCCCGCCCGAACCGATGTTCGACATTGTCGGCTACAAAGATCACGAAGGCACCTCGCCCCTCTCCGCAGATGGCGTTGGGATGAAAGACAGCCTGCCGCGCGCGGTTTTCACCACCCAGGGACCGCTGGGCCCGGTCAAACATGAGCTGGTCCAGAAAACCCCGGCCTTCAACCTTTATGGGTCGATGAAGCTGTTCTTTGAAAATGGCGGTGGCCCCTGCTACATCGTCTCGATCGGCGAATATATGGTCGATGTGGAAGGCTCAGACACTGGCGAGAAAGAGCATAACGCCATCGACGCGAACGCCATGAAGGCGGCCATTGATGCGTTGAAAAAGGAATCCGAGCCGACCATGGTCGTGATCCCCGAAGCGACCCGGCTTGCGCGCCAGGATTGCGTTTCGGTGCAGCAAAAAATGCTGTCCCACTGCGGGCTTGAGATGCGCAACCGCTTTGCGATCCTTGACGTGTTTGGCGGGCATCTGCCGCAGGGTGGCCCGATGGGCAACCCGGTTGCCGCCTTCCGCAGTGATATCGGGATCAACCAGCTGGATTTTGGCGCGGCCTATTATCCATGGGTCAATACCTCGGTCTTTGGGGTGCGCGATGTCACATATGAAAACATCGTCCCCGAGGCCCGCCAAAAGCTGATCAAGCTCTTGAAGATGAGCGTGCCGGGCGACAAGGAACTTGCCGCTGAGATCGAAAAAACCAGCGCCCCGGCCCTGACCGGTGATTTTACGCTGTCACTGACCCCTGGCCTGACGGCACCGATCACCAAGGCCGACATCAATGCCGAGGACGATGATACAAGCGATGACGCGCTGACCTATAGCGTGATTGGTGATGCGGCCAAGATGGGCGGCAAGGTTGTCAAAACCGATGCGCCTGATGCGGCCATCGACAGCTTTACCCAGGAAGAGCTGGAAACCGGTGCGGTCAGTTTTGTCCATGATGGCACCACCAAGGCAGGCAAATTTGCCGTTGTCGTCACAGATGCAAACGGCATCGCCACAGATGCCAGCGAAATCGCGGTTGAGGTTGTGGGCGGCCTGTTGAACCTGTCTGGCGTGCAGCAGCAAACCCCGGTTGAGATCGACGTTGCCGCCGATAATGAAGGGGCCGATCCCGACAGCATCGTGCTGCGTGATGCCACCAGCGATGATGGCAAGACCAAGGACATCGATGGGGTCGGCACCTGGCAGGCAGAAAGCGGTAAAGTGACCTTTACCCCCAATGCCGAATTTGTCGGGGCCGAGGCCAAAGTGGCCTATACCATGACCAAAGATGATGCCCCGCTGCCCTTTGCCGATCTGCGCATTTTGGTCCCTGACAGCCCGCTGGCCGTTGTCAAAACCGACACGCCATCGCCTGCGACGATCGATAAAACGATGCGCGCCGTTGTCCCGCTTTATAACGATGTGATGGAGGCAATGACCAAGCGCCTGAACGCGATGCCGCCCTCTTCGGCGATGGCCGGACTTTACACGATGGTCGACGGCACGCGCGGCGTCTGGAAAGCGCCCGCCAATGTCAGCGTCGGCTCGGTCACCTCGCCCATGGTGAACATCAACCATGAAGAGCAGGAAAACCTGAACGTCTCGACCACCGGCAAATCGATCAACGCGATCCGACCCTTTGTGGGCGAAGGCACCTTGGTCTGGGGCGCGCGGACACTGGACGGCAACAGCCTGGATTGGCGTTACATCAACGTGCGCCGGACGATGATCATGATCGAGGAATCGATCCGCCTGGCCTCCAAAGCCTATGTGTTCGAACCCAATACCGCCCAGACATGGGTGACCATGCGCTCAATGATCGAAAACTTCCTAACCTCGATCTGGAAGCAAGGCGGCCTGGCTGGCGCTGTGCCATCGGACGCGTTCAGTGTGCATGTGGGTCTGGGCGAGACCATGACCCCGGTTGATATCCTTGAGGGGATTTTGCGCATCACCGTTCTGTTGGCCGTCGTGCGCCCTGCGGAATTCATCGAAATCACCTTCCAGCAGCAAATGCAGAAATCATAA